CCCCGGTCAGCAGGATCCCGAGCAGACCGACGGCAGCGACCAGTGGAACCGCGCCCGCCTCCCTAAAGCGCAGAGCTCGCCCGCCGCCCGCCCACCAGGCGGTGATCGCCATGGAGCCGATCAGCAGGAAGGTATTGACGAGGTGGGCCACCATCGAGACCGCGCGGAGCATCGAGTCGTTGTCGGCAACGAGCTCGAAGAGCACGAGCCCGGCGCCCAGGAGAGCCTCCGCGATCATCAGCGCCAGGACGGCGAAGGCGCCGCCGCGCACCCGATGCCCCCGCGGGTACGACCGGACCGCCCAGACTACCAACCCGATGACCGCAAGCAGGGCGAGCCCGCTGGTAAGGCGGTGGGTGAACTCGATCAGGGTCTCGAGCTGCGGCTCACGCGGCACCACCTCCCCGTTGCACAGAGGCCAGTGGCTCCCGCACCCGGCGCCCGACCCGGTGGCGCGCACGTAGGCGCCCCACAGTACCACCAGAAGATTGTACGCCAGGACGGACCAGGCATAGATTGTGAACCGTTGTCGCATATATCGCTATTTTTGCAATCCGCCGCTGTCCCCGGCGAGCACCTACCCGGTCCGCGGCCGCTGAACGATACACCGATTCGCGGTCCTGGAACACCCCTGCCAACCTGCGACTACGGACGATGATACGACGACTCGCGATCGCGCTCGCCATGATCCTGATCACAGTCACGGAGGGTCTGGCTCAGCGTGAGGACCTCACCGTCATGACCTTCAACATCCGCTACGCGCACACGACCCCGCCCAACCTCTGGCCCGACCGTCGAGCAGTGGTGCGGCAGGTGATCGTCGACAGCGGGGCGGACCTGGTGGGAACGCAGGAAGGGCTCTACACCCAGATTCGAGACCTGGACGAGGCGCTACCGGACTTCGAGTGGATCGGTCTGGGGCGTGAGGGCGGGAGCAACGGAGAGTACATGGCCATCTTTTACCGGCCGATCCGCTTCGTGCCTTTGGAGTACGATCATTTCTGGCTCTCCGACACCCCTTCCACCATCGGCTCCGCGACGTGGGGGAATCAGATCCCGCGCATGGTAACGTGGGTGCGCTTCCTGGATCGCCTGTCGGGGCGTGAGTTCTACTTCGTGAACACCCACTTCGATCACCAGTCTCAGCCGGCGCGCGAGAAGAGCGCGCAGCTCCTGCTCGAGCGGATCGCGGACTTCGATCCCGACCTCCCGGTGATCGTCACGGGGGACTTCAACTCCGAGGCCCCGTCCAACCCCGTGTACCAGGCCCTCACCGCGCCGGAGGCGCTGAGCGACACCTGGGTGGAGACCAACGAAGCCGAACCGGAGTTCGGCACCTTTCACGGCTTCGAGGGGCTGGAGGC
The sequence above is a segment of the Longimicrobiaceae bacterium genome. Coding sequences within it:
- a CDS encoding COX15/CtaA family protein; translation: MRQRFTIYAWSVLAYNLLVVLWGAYVRATGSGAGCGSHWPLCNGEVVPREPQLETLIEFTHRLTSGLALLAVIGLVVWAVRSYPRGHRVRGGAFAVLALMIAEALLGAGLVLFELVADNDSMLRAVSMVAHLVNTFLLIGSMAITAWWAGGGRALRFREAGAVPLVAAVGLLGILLTGASGAVAALGDTLFPARTLSEGLGADLSPASHFLLRLRVLHPFIAVVTGGYLLLAARALVRRESSSVAAYTAVTVLVVGQLIAGLVNVILLAPVWLQLLHLLLADLVWISALVLAASALQQPSEATSTAAPARA
- a CDS encoding endonuclease/exonuclease/phosphatase family protein; protein product: MIRRLAIALAMILITVTEGLAQREDLTVMTFNIRYAHTTPPNLWPDRRAVVRQVIVDSGADLVGTQEGLYTQIRDLDEALPDFEWIGLGREGGSNGEYMAIFYRPIRFVPLEYDHFWLSDTPSTIGSATWGNQIPRMVTWVRFLDRLSGREFYFVNTHFDHQSQPAREKSAQLLLERIADFDPDLPVIVTGDFNSEAPSNPVYQALTAPEALSDTWVETNEAEPEFGTFHGFEGLEAAAGRARIDWILVKGPVETIETEIITTEVDGQYPSDHFPVTARLRFR